The Candidatus Zixiibacteriota bacterium genome includes a region encoding these proteins:
- the ispG gene encoding flavodoxin-dependent (E)-4-hydroxy-3-methylbut-2-enyl-diphosphate synthase: MRRKSRAVKIGDCIIGGGFPIAVQSMTTTDTRDVDTTVAQIQRLIAEGCEIVRVAVLDDNAASKLGEIKKRISIPLVADIHFKYKLALEAIRQGIDKIRINPGNIGADWKVQEVTAAAKDAGVPIRIGVNSGSLPKDLLEKYGHDNPEGFVEAALRQIEILENKNFKDIVISLKSTNVNTAYWAYMMLAEKVDYPFHLGITESGTLQTGSLKSAVGLGAILINGIGDTIRVSLSADPVEEVKVGKAILKSLELKKEGVDVIACPTCGRCQIDMIPLAEAIEKKTRHYKTPLKVAVMGCIVNGPGEATAADVGIAGGDGLGILFKKGKIIGKVTEKELEETLLKEIEEMTGGE; this comes from the coding sequence ATGCGAAGAAAAAGCCGGGCGGTCAAAATAGGCGATTGTATTATCGGGGGCGGCTTTCCGATAGCGGTTCAGTCAATGACCACCACCGATACTCGTGATGTCGATACCACTGTCGCCCAGATTCAGCGTCTCATTGCCGAAGGTTGCGAGATTGTGCGGGTGGCGGTGCTGGATGACAACGCGGCATCCAAGTTGGGGGAAATCAAGAAGCGGATATCCATTCCGCTGGTGGCGGATATCCATTTCAAATACAAACTGGCGCTGGAAGCGATTCGTCAGGGCATCGACAAAATCAGAATCAATCCGGGCAACATCGGCGCCGACTGGAAAGTGCAGGAGGTAACCGCGGCGGCAAAAGATGCCGGTGTGCCGATACGAATCGGCGTTAATTCCGGGTCGCTCCCCAAAGATTTGCTGGAGAAATACGGGCACGACAATCCGGAAGGGTTTGTCGAGGCGGCGTTGCGCCAGATTGAAATCCTGGAGAATAAGAATTTCAAGGATATCGTTATCTCGCTCAAATCGACCAATGTCAATACGGCGTACTGGGCATATATGATGTTGGCGGAAAAAGTCGATTATCCCTTTCATCTCGGGATAACCGAATCGGGAACCCTTCAGACCGGCTCGCTCAAATCGGCGGTCGGATTGGGGGCGATATTGATTAACGGCATCGGCGACACCATTAGAGTCTCGCTTTCGGCCGACCCGGTGGAGGAAGTGAAAGTCGGCAAAGCGATTCTGAAATCGCTGGAGCTGAAAAAAGAGGGAGTAGATGTTATCGCCTGTCCCACCTGCGGACGATGCCAGATTGATATGATTCCGCTGGCGGAGGCGATTGAAAAGAAGACCCGTCATTACAAAACCCCGCTCAAGGTTGCCGTGATGGGCTGCATCGTTAATGGTCCCGGTGAAGCCACCGCGGCCGATGTCGGCATTGCCGGCGGTGACGGTCTCGGGATTCTCTTCAAGAAGGGAAAAATTATCGGGAAGGTGACCGAGAAGGAACTGGAGGAGACGCTTCTCAAAGAGATAGAGGAGATGACCGGCGGAGAGTGA